CGGGCGTCAGCCGACCACCGTCCAGGTGTCGCCGCCGGCGAGCAGCGCGGCGAGGTCGCCCTTGCCGTTCTGCTCCACGGCGGTGTCGAGCTGGTCGGACATCAGCCGGTCGTAGATGGGCCGGTCCACCGAGCGGAAGACACCGATGGGGGTGTGGTGCAGGGTGTCGGGGTCGGCGAGCCGGGAGAGCGCGAACGCGGTCGTCGGGCTCGGGTTGTACGCGTCGTGGACCACGATCGCCGACTCGTTCTCCGGGGTGATCGGCACCACCGCGAGGTCGCCGGTGAGCGTGTCCCGCACGACCCCCATGGAACCGTCCGGGCCGAACCGGATCGGCTGCCCGTGCTCCAGCCGGATCACCGCGTTCTGCGCCTGCTCGCGGTCCTTGAGGACCTCGAACGCGCCGTCGTTGAAGATGTTGCAGTTCTGGTAGATCTCCACCAGGGCCGTGCCGGGGTGGTCGGCCGCCGCCCGCAGCACGCTGGTGAGGTGCTTGCGGTCGGAGTCGACGGTGCGCGCCACGAACGACGCCTCCGCACCCAGGGCCAGCGAGACCGGGTTGAACGGGTGGTCCAGCGAGCCCATCGGCGTCGACTTCGTGATCTTGCCGATTTCCGAGGTGGGGGAGTACTGGCCCTTCGTCAGCCCGTAGATCCGGTTGTTGAAGAGCAGGATCTTCAGGTTGACGTTGCGCCTCAGGGCGTGGATCAGGTGGTTGCCGCCGATGGACAGCGCGTCGCCGTCGCCCGTGACCACCCAGACGGACAGGTCGGGGCGCGACGCTGCGAGGCCCGTGGCGATCGAGGGCGCCCGGCCGTGGATGGAGTGCATCCCGTAGGTGTTCATGTAGTACGGGAAGCGGGAGGAGCAGCCGATGCCGGAGACGAAGACGATGTTCTCCTTGGCCAGCCCCAGCTCGGGCATGAAGCCCTGCACGGCCGAGAGCACCGCGTAGTCGCCGCAGCCCGGGCACCAGCGGACTTCCTGGTCGGACTTGAAGTCCTTCATGGACTGCTTGGCCGTCGCCTTGGGAACCAGCGACAGCGAGTCGAGGGCGCGGCCGGCGCCCGAACCGGCGCCGGGGGACACCGTCTCGGCTGTCTCAGTCATCGAGGGCCTCCTTGAGAGCCGTGGCGAGCTGCTCCGCCTTGAACGGCAGACCGCGCACCTGGGTGTGCGGCCTGGCGTCGACCAGGTACCTGGCCCGGATCAGGGTGGTGAGCTGGCCGAGGTTCATCTCCGGAACGATGATCTTGTCGTACCGCTTGAGAACCTCGCCGAGGTTGGCCGGGAACGGGTTGAGGTGCCGCAGGTGCACCTGCGCGACGTCCTCCCCGGCCCTGCGCAGCCGCCGCACCGCCGCGGTGATCGGGCCGTACGTCGAGCCCCAGCCGAGGACCAGCAGCCTGGCCTGCCCCGACGGGTCGTCGACCGTCACGTCCGGCACGGAGATGCCGTCGATCTTGGCCTGGCGGGTGCGGACCATGTGGTCGTGGTTGTTCGGGTCGTAGGAGATGTTGCCCGTGCCGTCCTGCTTCTCGATGCCGCCGATGCGGTGTTCGAGGCCGGGGGTGCCGGGGACGGCCCAGGGACGGGCCAGCGTCTGAGGGTCGCGCTTGTAGGGCCAGAACGTCTCCGTGCCGTCGTCCAGCACGTGGTTCGGCGACTGGGCGAACTGCACCCTGAGGTCCGGCAGGTCCTCCACGTCCGGGATGCGCCACGGCTCGGAGCCGTTGGCGAGGTATCCGTCGGACAGCAGGAAGACCGGAGTGCGGTAGGTGAGGGCGATCCGGGCCGCCTCCAGCGCCGCGTCGAAGCAGTCCGCGGGGGTCTGCGCGGCGACGATCGGCACGGGTGCCTCGCCGTTGCGGCCGTACATGGCCTGGAGGAGGTCCGCCTGCTCGGTCTTGGTGGGCAGGCCCGTGGAGGGGCCGCCGCGCTGGATGTCGATGATCAGCAGCGGCAGCTCCAGGGAGACCGCGAGGCCGATCGTCTCGCTCTTGAGCGCCACACCGGGTCCTGAGGTGGTCGTGACGCCCAGGGAGCCGCCGAAGGCCGCGCCCAGCGCCGCGCCGATGCCGGCGATCTCGTCCTCGGCCTGGAAGGTGCGCACGCCGAAGTTCTTGTGCTTGCTCAGCTCGTGCAGGACGTCCGAGGCCGGCGTGATCGGGTACGAGCCCAGGAACAGCGGCAGGTCCGCCTGGCGGGAGGCGGCGACCAGGCCGTAGGCCAGGGCGAGGTTCCCCGAGATGTTGCGGTACGTGCCGGGGGGGAACGCCGTGGCGGCGGGGGCCACCTCGTAGGAGACGGCGAAGTCCTCGGTGGTCTCGCCGAAGTTCCAGCCGGCCCGGAAGGCCGCCAGGTTCGCCTCCATGATCTGCGGCTTCTTGGCGAACTTCGCCGCGAGGAACCGCTCCGTGCCCTCCGTGGGACGGTGGTACATCCACGACAGCAGGCCGAGCGCGAACATGTTCTTCGAGCGGTCCGCGTCCTTGCGCGACAGGTCGAAGTCCTTCAGGGCCTCGACGGTCAGCGTGCCCAGCGGGACGGGGTGGATGCGGTAGCCGTCCAGCGAGCCGTCCTCCAGCGGGGAGGCCTCGTAGCCGACCTTCTGCATCGCGCGCTTGGTGAACTCGTCGGTGTTGACGATGATCTCCGCGCCGCGGGGCAGGTCGCCGATGTTCGCCTTCAGGGCGGCGGGGTTCATGGCCACCAGCACGTCCGGCGCGTCGCCCGGGGTGAGGATGTCGTGGTCGGCGAAGTGCAGCTGGAACGAGGAGACACCGGGCAGGGTGCCTGCGGGCGCCCGGATCTCGGCCGGGAAGTTCGGCAGCGTCGCCAGGTCATTGCCGAAGGACGCGGTCTCCGATGTGAAACGGTCACCCGTCAACTGCATGCCGTCACCCGAGTCCCCCGCGAACCGGATGATCACCCGGTCGAGGCGGCGGACCGCCTTGTCGCCGGGCTCCGTGGGCAGCGTCGCGGGCGGACCGCCGGCGGTGGTGCCGGCGTTCTGCCCGGCTGGGCTACTGACCTGGCTGGTCACTGAACTGGACCTCCCTCGGGACAGCTGTGCGGGCTCGGCCGGCCGACCGGCCACCCAGCCACCACCCTACGTCGCTAAGGGTGGCCTTCCCTTGGCTGATCGGATGGTGGACGGCTCTTTGAGACGGATATCCGCCCGTTTTTGCCATGTTTTGCCCGCCTTCTGGCTCTCCGCTGGGAGGCCGTTCCTACTGGTTCTTTCGGTTGAGGACTTTGGTCGGTGCCAGCCGGTGCGGGGGCGGCGGACAGCGCCGTACTGCACGTTGGGCCACGCGTGCGGTATCGGCGGGGGGCGTCAGGAGTTCAGGTACGTCAGGACTGCCAGGACCCGCCGGTGATCCCCGTCACTCTGGGAGAGCCCCAGCTTCAGGAAGATGTTGCTGACGTGTTTCTCCACGGCGCCGTCGCTCACCACCAGCTGGCGGGCGATGGCCGAGTTCGTGCGGCCCTCGGCCATCAGGCTCAGCACCTCGCGCTCGCGCGGCGTGAGGCCCGCGAGGACGTCCTGCTTGCGGCTGCGGCCGAGGAGCTGGGCTACCACCTCCGGGTCCAGCGCGGTACCGCCCTCGGCCACCCGCACCACCGCGTCCACGAACTCGCGCACGTCCGCCACGCGGTCCTTGAGGAGGTAGCCCACGCCGTGGCTGGAGCCCGCCAGCAGCTCCGTCGCGTACTCCTCCTCCACGTACTGGGAGAGCACCAGCACCGCGAGGCCCGGGTACGACCGGCGGAGCTGCACGGCGGCCCGGACCCCCTCGTCCGTGTGCGTCGGCGGCATGCGGACGTCCGCCACGACCACGTCCGGCGGAGCCCCCTGCGATGCCAGGTCCTCGATGGTCTTGATCAGTGCCTCGGCGTCGCCGACGCCTGCCACAACCTCATGCCCGCGGTCGGTCAGCAGCCTGGTCAGGCCCTCCCTGAGCAGTACCGAGTCCTCGGCGATGACCACCCGCACCTTGCCCTCCACGATTCCGGCCCCCCGGTTCGCACCCCCGACACGGCCGCCCCCGGCGCAGCGCTCGTGTCCGTCACCTCTGACAGCAACCAGCATCGCAGGGATCGGGTGCTCATGCGTCGGGCCTGTGGATAACTGTCATTGTCCACATGTGGTGGGTGCGGAACTGGCGAGACGGTGAGCGGAGTGATATAGACCACCGCGGCCAGGGCACGCCGGGGCGGGGTCACCCCGCTCCAGGCGGTTCCCCACGGGGACCCGTCCGGGCACCGTGACCGGTCGGTCCGTCTGACGGCTCGGTTCGTCCGGGCGCCCCTGGCCGGTCCGGTGGCGGCGACCAGCGCCTTCGGCCTGACCTCCTCCGCGAGCTCAGGCCCGCCAGGGCAGGTCCGCCGTGACGCGGGTCGGGCCGCCGGGCGGGGAGTCGACGACGAGGACCCCGTCGACCGCGCCCAGCCGCTCCGCGAGCCCCCTCAGGCCCGAACCGGCGGTGGAGTCCGCCCCGCCCGTGCCGTCGTCGGTGACCTGGAGCATCAGCCGGTTGTCCACCTGCCAGGCGTCGACCAGGGCATGGGCCGCCCCCGAGTGCTTGCTGACGTTCTGGAGCAGCTCCGAGACGGTGAAGTAGGCGATGCCCTCCAGGGCCGGCACCGGCCTGGCCGGCAGGTCCACGTCGACCTGCACGGGGACCGTGCAGCGGGCAGCGACGGCGGAGAGCGCGGCGCCCAGCCCGCGGTCGGTGAGCACGGCCGGGTGGATGCCGCGGGCGAGGTCGCGCAGCTCCTGGAGCGCCGTCTTCACCTCTCCGTGCGCCTCGTCCACCATCCGCGCCGCGGCGTCGGGGTCCTCCGCCAGCTTCTCCTTGGCGAGACCGAGTTCCATGGCGAGGCTCACCAGCCGGGCCTGCGCGCCGTCGTGCAGGTCGCGCTCGATCCGGCGCAGGTCCGCGGCGGCGGTGTCCACCACCGCACCGCGGTCCGACTCCAGCTCCACCACCCGGCTGGCCAGCGGCGAACGGCCGAGCAGCTCCCGCACGAGGAACCGGTCGACCCCCGTCAGCACCCGCACCAGCCAGGGCGTGGCGAGCGTGATCACCAGGCCCACCAGGGCCGTGACCGTGATCTCGAAGGGGTTGTCCAGGTACACGCTGTGCGTGCCGTCGCCGTAGAGCTGGATGCCGCCGGTGCCCCCGTACATCGGGAACACCCACTGGTAGAGCGGATACGCCAGCAGCGTCCAACCGCAGGTGAAGAAGGTCAGCCAGACGCAGAACGTGAAGACGGTCCAGGGGAAGTACACCAGGGTGTAGAGGAAGGCCCGCCACGCGGCGCCGCTCTTGAGAAGCGCCATCGTCCACGCCATCAGCCCCCTCTCGCGCGGGCGCACCGGCTCCGGGGCGGCCACCTCCAGGTCCAGCAGGGCCCGGGCCCGTGCCCGCTCCGTCGCCCCGAACCCGAGGCACGCGGCCAGCCCGCCCGCCAGGACCGGGATGCCCAGGAACGTGATCAGCAGCCCGGCACCGCACGAGAACGCCGTCACCGTGACGACGAACATCGCCATGCCGAGCGGGAAGCCGAGCAGCACGTACCCGTACTCCCGCCAGGTCCGCCCCTCCAGCGGCGCCCGCAGGACCGCCGGTATGCGGTGCCCCGGCTTGCCGGCCCCCGTTCCGCCGTACCCGGGCAGGCCGTGCTGCCCGGGGCCCTCTCCATAACCCGTGGCCATCGGTCTGTCCGTTCCCCTCTGGAAGGCGCCCAAGATGCTCTGCGTGAGGTCTTTCGCCCGCCCCCGCCGGTGAATCCGAAGACTCCCCGCACCGCGGCGCTGCGTTCCCAGACTGCTCCCGGGGCGGCCGCCGGACCATCCAGCGCGTCGGCCCCATGAACCGGGGGTTTTCCCTACCCCCGGCCGCCCCGTGCCGGCTGGGCCCGCTCGGCGGGCTCGGTCTGGCGGTCGCGCCAGGGGAGTTCGGCGGTGATCGTCGTGGGGCCGCCCACGGGGGAGTCGATGACGAACAGGCCGTCCACCGCCCCGAGCCGGTCCGCGAGCCCCGCCATGCCCGTGCCGCCCGACAGGTCGGCCCCGCCCGTGCCGTCGTCGCCCACCTGGACGAGCAGGCGGTTGTCGGTACGCCACACGTCCACCGAGGCCGTGCGCGCCCTGCTGTGCTTGCTCACGTTCTGCAGGAGCTCCGAGACGGTGAAGTAGGCGATCCCCTCGATGGCGGCCGCGGGCCGGGTCTCCAGGTCGACGGCGACCGTCACCGGAACCGTGCAGCGCGCGGCGACGGAGGACAGCGCCGCGCTGAGGCCGCGGTCCGTCAGCACCGCGGGGTGGATGCCGCGGGCCAGGTCGCGCAGCTCCTGAAGGGCGAGCTTCACTTCACCGTGGGCCTCGTCGACCATGGCCGCGGCCGCCTCCGGGTCCTCCAGGAGCTTCTCCTTGGCGAGACCGAGCCCCATGGCGAGGTTCACCAGCCGGGCCTGCGCGCCGTCGTGCAGGTCGCGCTCGATGCGGCGCAGGTCCGCTGCGGCCGTGTCCACGACGATGCCGCGGTCGGACTCCAGCTCGGCTATCCGCTCCTCCAGTTCGTCCGTCGGGGTCAGCAGGCCGCGCACCATCGCCCGGTCGGCGTTCGTCAGCCCCCTGGTCAGGAACGGCAGCACGGGGAAGAGGACGACGAGCCCCACCAGCGTGACGGTGAAGGTGAAGATGCCCCAGGGCAGGCGTATGAACGAGTACAGCGCGGTGCGCCAGGCCAGCGGGTCCTTCAGGGTGCCCCGCAGCCACGCCACGAACCCGCCCGGCTCCTTCCGCCTCCGCCGCGGCTCCGCTATGTGCAGCCCCAGCAGCGCACGGGCCCGCGAGCGCTCGGCCCTGCCGAGCAGGCGCGTCACCGCCATGCCGAGGCCGAGCAGCGGCAGCCCGACGAGCGTCACCGACAGGCCCGCGCCGATGGCCAGCGTGGCCACGACGTACACGAAGCCCACGATCGCGGCGGGCAGATTCGTCAGAAGGTGCGCGATCTCCTTGAACGTGCGCCGGTCGTACCTGAACAGCCTGGGTGGCGGCCGGTCGGGGCCGCCCGGTCCGCTCGCGCCCGGCGCCGGGCCGCCGAGCGAGACGGTGAACGTGCGTGCGGTCATACGGGACAGCGTGCCCGCCCGCCGCCGGCCGCGCCATGAGGTGCACCGCCACGTTGCACTGTGGTTAACCCCACCTTCGCGGTCACGAGGCGCCCGCGCCGTGCACCTGGTCACCGCGCCCGCCCGCGTTCCTGCCCCGCCCCGACGGCACCGCCTCGCCGGCACCGCCCCGACGGCACCGTCCGACCGCGCCGTGCGCGCCGCGCACACGCGCCGTCCACCCCCGCCCGGAGCCGCGCCGTCCGCCCCGTCCGCGCACGCCGGGGCGCCGCCCACCCGTGCTCGAACGCCCCGCTTGCACCCCGCCGAGGGGCCCGGAGGCCCGCAGTTCCACCGGCCGCCCGCTTACCGGGACTTTAGACGTGCTGCTCACCCTGTCTTTGCCAGGCCCTAGACTCCCGTCCGTACACCAGCATGCGTACAGGATGCGTACAAGTCGTTGAGCCGGGCGTCCCGCGACGTGCGTCCGGGGGTCATCAGGCCAGGGAGCGAGGGCGGAAGTGCCGGAACCGACCGTGCTCGCGGCGGACTACTTCCACTCGTACTCCGTCGTCGGGCTGCTCGCCGTGGTGGGCGTGCTGTTCGTCGCCGTCGCGTTCGGCGCCGGCCGGCTGCTGCGGCCCGTCGTGCCCACCCCCGAGAAACTGCTCACGTACGAATGCGGCGTCGACCCGGTGGGGGAGGGCTGGGCACACACCCAGGTCCGCTACTACGTCTACGCCTTCCTGTACGTGATCTTCGCCGTCGACTCGGTCTTCCTCTTCCCCTGGGCGACGGTGTTCGCCGCGCCCGGCTACGGGGTCACCACACTGGTCGAGATGTTCGTCTTCCTCGGGTTCCTCGCCGTCGGCCTGCTGTACGCCTGGAAGAAGGGCGTGCTGACATGGATGTGAACCGGCCAGCCGACCGTGCCGCCCAGGCGGGCGCCTCCGGCGGGGGCGCGGAAGCCTCCGCCGACGGCGCGGGCGCGGAAGCCTCCGCCGACGGCGCGGGCGCTTTCGCCGATGCCGCGGGAGCCTCTGAGGGCCGCATTAGTGCCCCCGCTGACGGCTCGGGTGCCCCTGAGGGCCGCGGGAGTGCCCCTGCTGACGGTTCGGGCGCCCCTGCCGGCGGCTCGGGGAGCACCGCCGTCTCCCTGCCCGACCCGGTGCGCCTGCCCGTGGAGCCCGGCG
The nucleotide sequence above comes from Streptomyces sp. TS71-3. Encoded proteins:
- a CDS encoding response regulator transcription factor, translating into MRVVIAEDSVLLREGLTRLLTDRGHEVVAGVGDAEALIKTIEDLASQGAPPDVVVADVRMPPTHTDEGVRAAVQLRRSYPGLAVLVLSQYVEEEYATELLAGSSHGVGYLLKDRVADVREFVDAVVRVAEGGTALDPEVVAQLLGRSRKQDVLAGLTPREREVLSLMAEGRTNSAIARQLVVSDGAVEKHVSNIFLKLGLSQSDGDHRRVLAVLTYLNS
- a CDS encoding sensor histidine kinase, with the translated sequence MATGYGEGPGQHGLPGYGGTGAGKPGHRIPAVLRAPLEGRTWREYGYVLLGFPLGMAMFVVTVTAFSCGAGLLITFLGIPVLAGGLAACLGFGATERARARALLDLEVAAPEPVRPRERGLMAWTMALLKSGAAWRAFLYTLVYFPWTVFTFCVWLTFFTCGWTLLAYPLYQWVFPMYGGTGGIQLYGDGTHSVYLDNPFEITVTALVGLVITLATPWLVRVLTGVDRFLVRELLGRSPLASRVVELESDRGAVVDTAAADLRRIERDLHDGAQARLVSLAMELGLAKEKLAEDPDAAARMVDEAHGEVKTALQELRDLARGIHPAVLTDRGLGAALSAVAARCTVPVQVDVDLPARPVPALEGIAYFTVSELLQNVSKHSGAAHALVDAWQVDNRLMLQVTDDGTGGADSTAGSGLRGLAERLGAVDGVLVVDSPPGGPTRVTADLPWRA
- a CDS encoding NADH-quinone oxidoreductase subunit A, which encodes MPEPTVLAADYFHSYSVVGLLAVVGVLFVAVAFGAGRLLRPVVPTPEKLLTYECGVDPVGEGWAHTQVRYYVYAFLYVIFAVDSVFLFPWATVFAAPGYGVTTLVEMFVFLGFLAVGLLYAWKKGVLTWM
- a CDS encoding 2-oxoacid:acceptor oxidoreductase subunit alpha, whose translation is MTSQVSSPAGQNAGTTAGGPPATLPTEPGDKAVRRLDRVIIRFAGDSGDGMQLTGDRFTSETASFGNDLATLPNFPAEIRAPAGTLPGVSSFQLHFADHDILTPGDAPDVLVAMNPAALKANIGDLPRGAEIIVNTDEFTKRAMQKVGYEASPLEDGSLDGYRIHPVPLGTLTVEALKDFDLSRKDADRSKNMFALGLLSWMYHRPTEGTERFLAAKFAKKPQIMEANLAAFRAGWNFGETTEDFAVSYEVAPAATAFPPGTYRNISGNLALAYGLVAASRQADLPLFLGSYPITPASDVLHELSKHKNFGVRTFQAEDEIAGIGAALGAAFGGSLGVTTTSGPGVALKSETIGLAVSLELPLLIIDIQRGGPSTGLPTKTEQADLLQAMYGRNGEAPVPIVAAQTPADCFDAALEAARIALTYRTPVFLLSDGYLANGSEPWRIPDVEDLPDLRVQFAQSPNHVLDDGTETFWPYKRDPQTLARPWAVPGTPGLEHRIGGIEKQDGTGNISYDPNNHDHMVRTRQAKIDGISVPDVTVDDPSGQARLLVLGWGSTYGPITAAVRRLRRAGEDVAQVHLRHLNPFPANLGEVLKRYDKIIVPEMNLGQLTTLIRARYLVDARPHTQVRGLPFKAEQLATALKEALDD
- a CDS encoding sensor histidine kinase — its product is MTARTFTVSLGGPAPGASGPGGPDRPPPRLFRYDRRTFKEIAHLLTNLPAAIVGFVYVVATLAIGAGLSVTLVGLPLLGLGMAVTRLLGRAERSRARALLGLHIAEPRRRRKEPGGFVAWLRGTLKDPLAWRTALYSFIRLPWGIFTFTVTLVGLVVLFPVLPFLTRGLTNADRAMVRGLLTPTDELEERIAELESDRGIVVDTAAADLRRIERDLHDGAQARLVNLAMGLGLAKEKLLEDPEAAAAMVDEAHGEVKLALQELRDLARGIHPAVLTDRGLSAALSSVAARCTVPVTVAVDLETRPAAAIEGIAYFTVSELLQNVSKHSRARTASVDVWRTDNRLLVQVGDDGTGGADLSGGTGMAGLADRLGAVDGLFVIDSPVGGPTTITAELPWRDRQTEPAERAQPARGGRG
- a CDS encoding 2-oxoacid:ferredoxin oxidoreductase subunit beta, which translates into the protein MTETAETVSPGAGSGAGRALDSLSLVPKATAKQSMKDFKSDQEVRWCPGCGDYAVLSAVQGFMPELGLAKENIVFVSGIGCSSRFPYYMNTYGMHSIHGRAPSIATGLAASRPDLSVWVVTGDGDALSIGGNHLIHALRRNVNLKILLFNNRIYGLTKGQYSPTSEIGKITKSTPMGSLDHPFNPVSLALGAEASFVARTVDSDRKHLTSVLRAAADHPGTALVEIYQNCNIFNDGAFEVLKDREQAQNAVIRLEHGQPIRFGPDGSMGVVRDTLTGDLAVVPITPENESAIVVHDAYNPSPTTAFALSRLADPDTLHHTPIGVFRSVDRPIYDRLMSDQLDTAVEQNGKGDLAALLAGGDTWTVVG